In Scatophagus argus isolate fScaArg1 chromosome 5, fScaArg1.pri, whole genome shotgun sequence, a genomic segment contains:
- the myo7aa gene encoding myosin VIIAa isoform X1: MLTSLTMLLMFLITFAGAETRKRSPTLSSQFKRSLELLMRTLSVCQPFFVRCIKPNEFKKPMLFDRELCVRQLRYSGMMETIRIRRAGYPIRYTFVEFVDRYRVLMPGVKPAYKQEDLRGTCQRISEAVLGRDDDWQMGKTKIFLKDHHDMLLEIERDKAITDKVILIQKVVRGFKDRSNFLRMRKSAVLIQKTWRGHQCRKNYGAMRAGFSRLQALVRSRKLCASYHVARRRITRFQGRCRGFLVRRAFRHRLWAVITIQAHARGMIARRLYKRLKGEYRRRLEAEKMRLAEEAKLRNQMSAKRAKAEAERKHQERLAQLAKEDAEREKKEKEEARRKKEMVEQMEKARTEPVNDSDMVDKMFGFLGTSGSFPGQEGQAPAGFEDLERTHQELEEEDLDEALPLPEDDEEEDLSEYKFAKFAATYFQGTTTHTYVRRPLKQPLLFHDDEGDQLAALAVWITVLRFMGDLPEPKYHTAISDGSEKIPVMTKIYETLGKKTYKREVQALQGDGETPHSDSLKKNSVRHKLVSLTLKKKSKITEEVTKRLNDGEYSLHGNSMLEDRPTSNLEKLHFIIGNGILRPALRDEIYCQICKQLSQNPSKSSHARGWILISLCVGCFAPSDKFVKYLRNFISGGPPGYAPYCEERLRRTFVNGTRTQPPSWLELQATKSKKPIMLPVTFMDGTTKTLLTDSATTAKELCSALSDKINLRDRFGFSLYIALFDKVSSLGSGNDHVMDAVSQCEQYAKEQGAQERNAPWRLFFRKEIFTPWHCPADDQVATSLIYQQTVRGVKFGEYRCDRDDLAELASQQYYVDYGSEILLERLLSLIPSYIPDREISTSRTVEKWAHFIMAAHKKGIYTQKRFDPHKVKEEVVDFARHKWPLLFSRFYEAFKLSGPSLPKNDLIVAVNWTGVYFVDEQEQVLLELSFPEITAVSSSRGGKLQNQSFTLATIKGDEYTFTSNNAEDIRDLVVTFLEGLRKRSKFVVALQDNPNPTGEESTFLSFLKGDLILLDQDTGEQVLNSGWAHGINERTNQRGDFPADCVYVLPTVTRPQQDIVALVTMTPDQRQESVRVSQVVLPESDGRMKPYTLEEFSYDYFRPPPKHTLSRVMVTKNRGKDKMWSCTREPLKLPLLKKVVNHEEVAQDACMSFIAVMKYMGDYPSKRTRSVNELTDQIFEGALKAEPLKDEIYCQIIKQLTDNHVKYSEEKGWELLWLCTGLFPPSNVLLPHIQRFLQSKKQHPLSTDCMQRLHKALRNGSRKYPPHLVEVEAIQHKTTQIFHKVYFPDDTDEAFEVESSTKAKDFCQNISSRLLLKSPEGFSLFVKISDKVISVPEGDFFFDFVRHLTDWIKKSRPAKDGIVPSLTYQVFFMKKLWTNTVPGKDSFADSIFHYYQEVPKYLRGYHKCSREEVFQLAALIYRVKYEDDKSHFPTIPKMLRELVPQDLIRQMSPDDWKRSVVAYFNKQAGKSREEAKLMFLKIIYKWPTFGSAFFEVKQTTEPNFPEILLIAINKHGVSLIDPKTKDILTTHPFTKISNWSSGNTYFHITIGNLVRGSKLLCETSLGYKMDDLLTSYISQMLTTMNKQRSGRGHSK, encoded by the exons ATGTTAACCAGTCTGACGATGTTGCTGATGTTCCTGATTACATTTGCG GGGGCAGAGACCAGGAAGCGCTCGCCCACTCTGAGCAGCCAGTTTAAACGATCTTTGGAGCTGCTGATGAGGACTCTGAGCGTCTGCCAGCCTTTCTTCGTCCGCTGCATCAAACCCAACGAGTTCAAGAAGCCGATG ctgtttgaCAGGGAGCTGTGTGTGCGTCAGCTGAGGTACTCGGGGATGATGGAGACCATTCGTATCCGCCGCGCAGGGTATCCCATCCGCTACACCTTCGTGGAGTTCGTGGACCGGTACCGGGTGCTCATGCCTGGAGTCAAACCAGCGTacaagcag GAGGACCTGAGGGGGACCTGTCAGAGGATCTCGGAGGCCGTGCTCGGCAGAGACGATGACTGGCAGATGGGAAAGACCAAGATCTTCCTCAAG GATCACCACGACATGCTGCTGGAGATCGAGAGAGACAAGGCCATCACGGACAAGGTCATCCTCATCCAGAAGGTGGTCCGAGGTTTCAAAGACAG ATCGAACTTCCTGAGGATGAGGAAGTCGGCCGTGCTGATCCAGAAGACGTGGAGAGGCCATCAGTGCAGGAAGAACTACGGAGCT ATGCGGGCGGGCTTCTCTCGCCTTCAGGCTCTCGTTCGCTCCAGGAAGCTGTGTGCTTCGTATCACGTGGCCCGTCGGCGAATCACGCGCTTCCAGGGCCGCTGCCGGGGCTTCTTGGTGCGCCGGGCGTTCAGACACCGACTGTGGGCCGTCATCACCATCCAGGCCCACGCCAGAGGGATGATCGCTCGCCGGCTGTACAAGAGGCTGAAGGGGgag TACCGCCGGCGGCTCGAGGCGGAGAAGATGCGTCTCGCCGAAGAGGCCAAACTGAGGAATCAGATGTCTGCGAAGAGGGCGAAGGCCGAGGCCGAGCGCAAGCACCAG GAGCGTCTGGCCCAGCTGGCCAAAGAGGACGCGGAGcgggagaagaaggagaaggaggaggctCGGAGGAAGAAGGAGATGGTGGAGCAGATGGAGAAGGCCCGGACGGAGCCCGTCAACGACTCCGACATGGTGGACAAGATGTTCGGCTTCCTGGGGACGAGCGGCTCCTTCCCGGGCCAGGAGGGACAAGCCCCCGCCGGCTTTGAG GACCTGGAGCGGACCCaccaggagctggaggaggaggatctggACGAGGCCCTTCCTCTGCCGGAGGACGACGAAGAGGAGGATCTATCGGAGTACAAGTTCGCCAAGTTTGCCGCCACGTACTTCCAGGGCACCACGACGCACACGTACGTCCGACGGCCTCTCAAACAGCCGCTGCTGTTCCACGACGACGAGGGAGACCAGCTG GCTGCTCTGGCCGTGTGGATCACAGTGCTGAGGTTCATGGGAGATCTGCCGGAGCCCAAGTACCACACGGCCATCAGCGACGGCAGCGAGAAGATCCCCGTCATGACCAAAATCTACGagactctggggaagaagaCCTACAAGAGGGAGGTGCAGGCCCTGCAGGGGGACGGGGAG ACTCCTCACTCTGACAGCCTCAAGAAGAACAGCGTCCGTCACAAActggtgtccctcaccctgaAGAAGAAGTCCAAGATCACCGAGGAG GTCACCAAGCGCCTGAACGATGGTGAGTAcagtctccatggcaacagcatgCTGGAGGACCGGCCAACATCCAACCTGGAGAAGCTTCACTTCATCATCGGCAACGGGATCCTGAGACCAGCACTGAG ggatGAGATCTACTGTCAGATCTGTAAGCAGCTGAGTCAGAACCCGTCTAAGAGCTCTCACGCTCGCGGTTGGatcctcatctctctgtgtgtcgGCTGCTTCGCCCCGTCAGACAAGTTTGTGAAG TACCTGAGGAACTTCATCAGCGGTGGGCCGCCGGGTTACGCTCCGTACTGCGAGGAGAGACTGAGACGGACGTTTGTCAACGGGACGAGAACACAACCTCCGTCCTGGCTGGAgctgcag GCCACCAAGTCGAAGAAGCCCATCATGCTGCCGGTGACGTTCATGGACGGCACGACCAAAACGCTGCTGACGGACTCCGCCACCACAGCCAAGGAGCTCTGCAGCGCCTTGTCCGACAAGATCAACCTGCGGGATCGATTCGGCTTCTCGCTCTACATCGCGCTGTTTGACAAg gtcTCCTCTTTAGGCAGCGGGAATGACCACGTGATGGACGCCGTGTCGCAGTGCGAGCAGTACGCGAAGGAGCAGGGAGCCCAGGAGAGGAACGCCCCCTGGAGGCTCTTCTTCAGGAAGGAGATCTTCACGCCCTGGCACTGCCCCGCCGACGACCAGGTCGCCACCAGCCTCATCTACCAACAGACCGTTCGCGGCGTGAAGTTCGGGGAGTACCGCTGCGACAGG GATGACCTGGCTGAACTGGCGTCTCAGCAGTATTACGTCGACTACGGTTCAGAGATCCTCCTGGAGCGCCTGCTGAGCCTCATCCCCTCCTACATCCCCGACAGAGAGATCAGCACGTCCAGGACGGTGGAGAAGTGGGCGCATTTCATCATGGCTGCGCATAAGAAG GGCATCTACACCCAGAAGAGGTTCGACCCTCACaaggtgaaggaggaggtggtCGACTTCGCTCGCCACAAGTGGCCTCTGCTCTTCTCTCGGTTCTACGAAGCCTTCAAGTTGTCAG gTCCCAGTCTGCCGAAGAACGACCTGATCGTCGCCGTCAACTGGACCGGAGTTTATTTTGTGGACGAGCAGGAGCAGGTCCTCTTGGAGCTGTCCTTCCCAGAAATCACTGcagtttccagcagcag GGGGGGGAAGTTGCAGAATCAGAGTTTCACTTTGGCGACAATCAAAGGAGACGAGTACACCTTCACCTCCAACAACGCCGAGGACATCCGCGACCTGGTGGTCACCTTCCTCGAGGGCCTGAGGAAGAGGTCGAAGTTCGTGGTCGCGCTGCAGGACAACCCCAACCCAA CTGGAGAGGAGTCGACCTTCCTGAGCTTCCTGAAGGGAGACCTGATCCTGTTGGACCAGGACACCGGTGAGCAGGTCCTCAACTCTGGTTGGGCGCATGGCATCAATGAACGAACCAATCAGAGAGGAGATTTCCCCGCTGACTGCGTCTATGTCCTGCCTACCGTGACCCGACCTCAGCAGGACATAGTG GCGCTGGTAACCATGACGCCGGACCAGCGTCAGGAGTCGGTTCGTGTTTCTCAGGTCGTCCTGCCAGAGAGCGACGGCAGGATGAAACCCTACACACTGGAGGAGTTCTCCTACGACTACTTCAG GCCTCCTCCCAAACACACCTTGAGCCGGGTGATGGTCACTAAGAATCGTGGGAAGGACAAGATGTGGAGCTGCACCCGAGAGCCGCTCAAGCTGCCGCTGCTGAAGAAGGTGGTCAACCACGAGGAGGTGGCCCAGGACGCCTGCATGTCCTTCATCG CTGTTATGAAGTACATGGGCGACTACCCGTCCAAGAGGACGCGCTCGGTCAACGAGTTGACAGACCAGATCTTTGAAGGGGCGCTGAAGGCCGAACCTCTCAAAGACGAGATCTACTGTCAGATCATCAAACAGCTCACCGACAACCACGTCAA gtacAGTGAGGAGAAGGGCTGGGAGCTGCTCTGGTTGTGTACTGGTCTGTTTCCTCCCAGTAACGTGCTGCTGCCGCACATCCAGCGCTTCCTCCAGTCCAAGAAGCAGCACCCGCTGTCCACAGACTGCATGCAGAGGCTGCACAAAGCCCTCCG TAACGGATCCAGGAAGTATCCCCCTCACTTGGTGGAAGTGGAGGCCATCCAACACAAGACGACCCAGATCTTCCACAAAGTCTACTTCCCTGACGATACGGACGAG GCGTTTGAGGTGGAGTCCAGCACCAAAGCCAAGGATTTCTGCCAGAACATCTCAAGCAGACTGCTGCTCAAATCCCCTGAAGGCTTCAGCCTCTTCGTCAAGATCTCAGACAAG gtGATCAGTGTGCCAGAGGGAGACTTCTTCTTTGACTTTGTCCGACATCTCACAGACTGGATCAAGAAGTCTCGACCAGCTAAAGACG GAATCGTCCCCTCTCTGACCTATCAGGTGTTCTTCATGAAGAAGCTGTGGACCAACACGGTTCCAGGGAAGGACTCCTTCGCCGACTCCATCTTCCACTACTACCAG GAAGTGCCTAAATACTTGCGTGGCTACCATAAGTGCTCACGAGAAGAGGTTTTCCAACTCGCAGCGCTCATCTACCGCGTCAAGTATGAGGACGACAAATCCCACTTTCCTACAATTCCCAAGATGCTTCGGGAGCTCGTTCCCCAGGATCTCATTCGTCAGATGTCGCCTGATGACTGGAAAAGG TCTGTGGTTGCGTACTTCAACAAGCAGGCTGGGAAGTCGAGAGAAGAGGCCAAGCTGATGTTTCTGAAGATCATCTACAAATGGCCGACCTTTGGCTCCGCCTTCTTTGAGGTCAAG CAAACCACAGAGCCCAACTTCCCTGAGATCCTGCTGATCGCCATCAACAAGCACGGAGTCAGTCTGATCGACCCGAAGACGAAG GATATCCTGACCACACATCCCTTCACCAAGATCTCCAACTGGAGCAGCGGGAACACCTACTTCCACATCACCATCGGCAACCTGGTCAGAGGGAGCAAACTGCTGTGTGAGACGTCGCTG ggctaCAAGATGGACGACCTGCTGACCTCTTACATCAGTCAGATGCTGACCACCATGAACAAGCAGCGCTCTGGGCGGGGCCACAGCAAGTGA
- the myo7aa gene encoding myosin VIIAa isoform X2: MRTLSVCQPFFVRCIKPNEFKKPMLFDRELCVRQLRYSGMMETIRIRRAGYPIRYTFVEFVDRYRVLMPGVKPAYKQEDLRGTCQRISEAVLGRDDDWQMGKTKIFLKDHHDMLLEIERDKAITDKVILIQKVVRGFKDRSNFLRMRKSAVLIQKTWRGHQCRKNYGAMRAGFSRLQALVRSRKLCASYHVARRRITRFQGRCRGFLVRRAFRHRLWAVITIQAHARGMIARRLYKRLKGEYRRRLEAEKMRLAEEAKLRNQMSAKRAKAEAERKHQERLAQLAKEDAEREKKEKEEARRKKEMVEQMEKARTEPVNDSDMVDKMFGFLGTSGSFPGQEGQAPAGFEDLERTHQELEEEDLDEALPLPEDDEEEDLSEYKFAKFAATYFQGTTTHTYVRRPLKQPLLFHDDEGDQLAALAVWITVLRFMGDLPEPKYHTAISDGSEKIPVMTKIYETLGKKTYKREVQALQGDGETPHSDSLKKNSVRHKLVSLTLKKKSKITEEVTKRLNDGEYSLHGNSMLEDRPTSNLEKLHFIIGNGILRPALRDEIYCQICKQLSQNPSKSSHARGWILISLCVGCFAPSDKFVKYLRNFISGGPPGYAPYCEERLRRTFVNGTRTQPPSWLELQATKSKKPIMLPVTFMDGTTKTLLTDSATTAKELCSALSDKINLRDRFGFSLYIALFDKVSSLGSGNDHVMDAVSQCEQYAKEQGAQERNAPWRLFFRKEIFTPWHCPADDQVATSLIYQQTVRGVKFGEYRCDRDDLAELASQQYYVDYGSEILLERLLSLIPSYIPDREISTSRTVEKWAHFIMAAHKKGIYTQKRFDPHKVKEEVVDFARHKWPLLFSRFYEAFKLSGPSLPKNDLIVAVNWTGVYFVDEQEQVLLELSFPEITAVSSSRGGKLQNQSFTLATIKGDEYTFTSNNAEDIRDLVVTFLEGLRKRSKFVVALQDNPNPTGEESTFLSFLKGDLILLDQDTGEQVLNSGWAHGINERTNQRGDFPADCVYVLPTVTRPQQDIVALVTMTPDQRQESVRVSQVVLPESDGRMKPYTLEEFSYDYFRPPPKHTLSRVMVTKNRGKDKMWSCTREPLKLPLLKKVVNHEEVAQDACMSFIAVMKYMGDYPSKRTRSVNELTDQIFEGALKAEPLKDEIYCQIIKQLTDNHVKYSEEKGWELLWLCTGLFPPSNVLLPHIQRFLQSKKQHPLSTDCMQRLHKALRNGSRKYPPHLVEVEAIQHKTTQIFHKVYFPDDTDEAFEVESSTKAKDFCQNISSRLLLKSPEGFSLFVKISDKVISVPEGDFFFDFVRHLTDWIKKSRPAKDGIVPSLTYQVFFMKKLWTNTVPGKDSFADSIFHYYQEVPKYLRGYHKCSREEVFQLAALIYRVKYEDDKSHFPTIPKMLRELVPQDLIRQMSPDDWKRSVVAYFNKQAGKSREEAKLMFLKIIYKWPTFGSAFFEVKQTTEPNFPEILLIAINKHGVSLIDPKTKDILTTHPFTKISNWSSGNTYFHITIGNLVRGSKLLCETSLGYKMDDLLTSYISQMLTTMNKQRSGRGHSK; the protein is encoded by the exons ATGAGGACTCTGAGCGTCTGCCAGCCTTTCTTCGTCCGCTGCATCAAACCCAACGAGTTCAAGAAGCCGATG ctgtttgaCAGGGAGCTGTGTGTGCGTCAGCTGAGGTACTCGGGGATGATGGAGACCATTCGTATCCGCCGCGCAGGGTATCCCATCCGCTACACCTTCGTGGAGTTCGTGGACCGGTACCGGGTGCTCATGCCTGGAGTCAAACCAGCGTacaagcag GAGGACCTGAGGGGGACCTGTCAGAGGATCTCGGAGGCCGTGCTCGGCAGAGACGATGACTGGCAGATGGGAAAGACCAAGATCTTCCTCAAG GATCACCACGACATGCTGCTGGAGATCGAGAGAGACAAGGCCATCACGGACAAGGTCATCCTCATCCAGAAGGTGGTCCGAGGTTTCAAAGACAG ATCGAACTTCCTGAGGATGAGGAAGTCGGCCGTGCTGATCCAGAAGACGTGGAGAGGCCATCAGTGCAGGAAGAACTACGGAGCT ATGCGGGCGGGCTTCTCTCGCCTTCAGGCTCTCGTTCGCTCCAGGAAGCTGTGTGCTTCGTATCACGTGGCCCGTCGGCGAATCACGCGCTTCCAGGGCCGCTGCCGGGGCTTCTTGGTGCGCCGGGCGTTCAGACACCGACTGTGGGCCGTCATCACCATCCAGGCCCACGCCAGAGGGATGATCGCTCGCCGGCTGTACAAGAGGCTGAAGGGGgag TACCGCCGGCGGCTCGAGGCGGAGAAGATGCGTCTCGCCGAAGAGGCCAAACTGAGGAATCAGATGTCTGCGAAGAGGGCGAAGGCCGAGGCCGAGCGCAAGCACCAG GAGCGTCTGGCCCAGCTGGCCAAAGAGGACGCGGAGcgggagaagaaggagaaggaggaggctCGGAGGAAGAAGGAGATGGTGGAGCAGATGGAGAAGGCCCGGACGGAGCCCGTCAACGACTCCGACATGGTGGACAAGATGTTCGGCTTCCTGGGGACGAGCGGCTCCTTCCCGGGCCAGGAGGGACAAGCCCCCGCCGGCTTTGAG GACCTGGAGCGGACCCaccaggagctggaggaggaggatctggACGAGGCCCTTCCTCTGCCGGAGGACGACGAAGAGGAGGATCTATCGGAGTACAAGTTCGCCAAGTTTGCCGCCACGTACTTCCAGGGCACCACGACGCACACGTACGTCCGACGGCCTCTCAAACAGCCGCTGCTGTTCCACGACGACGAGGGAGACCAGCTG GCTGCTCTGGCCGTGTGGATCACAGTGCTGAGGTTCATGGGAGATCTGCCGGAGCCCAAGTACCACACGGCCATCAGCGACGGCAGCGAGAAGATCCCCGTCATGACCAAAATCTACGagactctggggaagaagaCCTACAAGAGGGAGGTGCAGGCCCTGCAGGGGGACGGGGAG ACTCCTCACTCTGACAGCCTCAAGAAGAACAGCGTCCGTCACAAActggtgtccctcaccctgaAGAAGAAGTCCAAGATCACCGAGGAG GTCACCAAGCGCCTGAACGATGGTGAGTAcagtctccatggcaacagcatgCTGGAGGACCGGCCAACATCCAACCTGGAGAAGCTTCACTTCATCATCGGCAACGGGATCCTGAGACCAGCACTGAG ggatGAGATCTACTGTCAGATCTGTAAGCAGCTGAGTCAGAACCCGTCTAAGAGCTCTCACGCTCGCGGTTGGatcctcatctctctgtgtgtcgGCTGCTTCGCCCCGTCAGACAAGTTTGTGAAG TACCTGAGGAACTTCATCAGCGGTGGGCCGCCGGGTTACGCTCCGTACTGCGAGGAGAGACTGAGACGGACGTTTGTCAACGGGACGAGAACACAACCTCCGTCCTGGCTGGAgctgcag GCCACCAAGTCGAAGAAGCCCATCATGCTGCCGGTGACGTTCATGGACGGCACGACCAAAACGCTGCTGACGGACTCCGCCACCACAGCCAAGGAGCTCTGCAGCGCCTTGTCCGACAAGATCAACCTGCGGGATCGATTCGGCTTCTCGCTCTACATCGCGCTGTTTGACAAg gtcTCCTCTTTAGGCAGCGGGAATGACCACGTGATGGACGCCGTGTCGCAGTGCGAGCAGTACGCGAAGGAGCAGGGAGCCCAGGAGAGGAACGCCCCCTGGAGGCTCTTCTTCAGGAAGGAGATCTTCACGCCCTGGCACTGCCCCGCCGACGACCAGGTCGCCACCAGCCTCATCTACCAACAGACCGTTCGCGGCGTGAAGTTCGGGGAGTACCGCTGCGACAGG GATGACCTGGCTGAACTGGCGTCTCAGCAGTATTACGTCGACTACGGTTCAGAGATCCTCCTGGAGCGCCTGCTGAGCCTCATCCCCTCCTACATCCCCGACAGAGAGATCAGCACGTCCAGGACGGTGGAGAAGTGGGCGCATTTCATCATGGCTGCGCATAAGAAG GGCATCTACACCCAGAAGAGGTTCGACCCTCACaaggtgaaggaggaggtggtCGACTTCGCTCGCCACAAGTGGCCTCTGCTCTTCTCTCGGTTCTACGAAGCCTTCAAGTTGTCAG gTCCCAGTCTGCCGAAGAACGACCTGATCGTCGCCGTCAACTGGACCGGAGTTTATTTTGTGGACGAGCAGGAGCAGGTCCTCTTGGAGCTGTCCTTCCCAGAAATCACTGcagtttccagcagcag GGGGGGGAAGTTGCAGAATCAGAGTTTCACTTTGGCGACAATCAAAGGAGACGAGTACACCTTCACCTCCAACAACGCCGAGGACATCCGCGACCTGGTGGTCACCTTCCTCGAGGGCCTGAGGAAGAGGTCGAAGTTCGTGGTCGCGCTGCAGGACAACCCCAACCCAA CTGGAGAGGAGTCGACCTTCCTGAGCTTCCTGAAGGGAGACCTGATCCTGTTGGACCAGGACACCGGTGAGCAGGTCCTCAACTCTGGTTGGGCGCATGGCATCAATGAACGAACCAATCAGAGAGGAGATTTCCCCGCTGACTGCGTCTATGTCCTGCCTACCGTGACCCGACCTCAGCAGGACATAGTG GCGCTGGTAACCATGACGCCGGACCAGCGTCAGGAGTCGGTTCGTGTTTCTCAGGTCGTCCTGCCAGAGAGCGACGGCAGGATGAAACCCTACACACTGGAGGAGTTCTCCTACGACTACTTCAG GCCTCCTCCCAAACACACCTTGAGCCGGGTGATGGTCACTAAGAATCGTGGGAAGGACAAGATGTGGAGCTGCACCCGAGAGCCGCTCAAGCTGCCGCTGCTGAAGAAGGTGGTCAACCACGAGGAGGTGGCCCAGGACGCCTGCATGTCCTTCATCG CTGTTATGAAGTACATGGGCGACTACCCGTCCAAGAGGACGCGCTCGGTCAACGAGTTGACAGACCAGATCTTTGAAGGGGCGCTGAAGGCCGAACCTCTCAAAGACGAGATCTACTGTCAGATCATCAAACAGCTCACCGACAACCACGTCAA gtacAGTGAGGAGAAGGGCTGGGAGCTGCTCTGGTTGTGTACTGGTCTGTTTCCTCCCAGTAACGTGCTGCTGCCGCACATCCAGCGCTTCCTCCAGTCCAAGAAGCAGCACCCGCTGTCCACAGACTGCATGCAGAGGCTGCACAAAGCCCTCCG TAACGGATCCAGGAAGTATCCCCCTCACTTGGTGGAAGTGGAGGCCATCCAACACAAGACGACCCAGATCTTCCACAAAGTCTACTTCCCTGACGATACGGACGAG GCGTTTGAGGTGGAGTCCAGCACCAAAGCCAAGGATTTCTGCCAGAACATCTCAAGCAGACTGCTGCTCAAATCCCCTGAAGGCTTCAGCCTCTTCGTCAAGATCTCAGACAAG gtGATCAGTGTGCCAGAGGGAGACTTCTTCTTTGACTTTGTCCGACATCTCACAGACTGGATCAAGAAGTCTCGACCAGCTAAAGACG GAATCGTCCCCTCTCTGACCTATCAGGTGTTCTTCATGAAGAAGCTGTGGACCAACACGGTTCCAGGGAAGGACTCCTTCGCCGACTCCATCTTCCACTACTACCAG GAAGTGCCTAAATACTTGCGTGGCTACCATAAGTGCTCACGAGAAGAGGTTTTCCAACTCGCAGCGCTCATCTACCGCGTCAAGTATGAGGACGACAAATCCCACTTTCCTACAATTCCCAAGATGCTTCGGGAGCTCGTTCCCCAGGATCTCATTCGTCAGATGTCGCCTGATGACTGGAAAAGG TCTGTGGTTGCGTACTTCAACAAGCAGGCTGGGAAGTCGAGAGAAGAGGCCAAGCTGATGTTTCTGAAGATCATCTACAAATGGCCGACCTTTGGCTCCGCCTTCTTTGAGGTCAAG CAAACCACAGAGCCCAACTTCCCTGAGATCCTGCTGATCGCCATCAACAAGCACGGAGTCAGTCTGATCGACCCGAAGACGAAG GATATCCTGACCACACATCCCTTCACCAAGATCTCCAACTGGAGCAGCGGGAACACCTACTTCCACATCACCATCGGCAACCTGGTCAGAGGGAGCAAACTGCTGTGTGAGACGTCGCTG ggctaCAAGATGGACGACCTGCTGACCTCTTACATCAGTCAGATGCTGACCACCATGAACAAGCAGCGCTCTGGGCGGGGCCACAGCAAGTGA